Proteins from a single region of Tepidimicrobium xylanilyticum:
- a CDS encoding ATP-binding protein, producing MKKRRIILSAFIVGLSSLLYMDFYVKNFKFSFAAVIFPLILYMYEEYNPIKFGILSGFSLVLFRSIFYNIFYGQFIETFIYSIPENIFYIVYGLSFYLFKKSSYLITHNKMFIIAALSDTLSNIVEIYIRVGKNIFTFDFQIIRILFLVGIIRAGLLWLMILGYKYYKLILVKEEHDRRYKNLIKLTSRLKTEIYWMEKNMIHIEKVMANAYELFSNIREDKNREDWSNVALEIAKDIHEIKKEYELVVMGIEDIMESRLDNTGMYYSELLDILKESLERDIIKQNKEIKIRYEMERDFYTEKHYYLMSILRNIITNAIDAIEDKGNINVCHLVKNSHHQFIVKDDGCGISGEDLPHIFLPGYSTKIDYSTGQVNRGLGLTIIENLLKVHFKGQIQVESEIGKGSTFKIFIPEKELEGIRE from the coding sequence ATGAAAAAACGAAGAATTATATTATCTGCCTTTATAGTAGGTTTATCATCTCTTTTATACATGGATTTTTATGTTAAGAATTTCAAATTTTCCTTTGCAGCAGTGATATTTCCATTAATTCTATACATGTATGAGGAGTATAATCCGATAAAATTTGGAATTTTATCGGGTTTTTCCTTAGTATTATTTAGAAGCATATTTTATAACATTTTTTATGGACAATTCATAGAAACTTTTATATATTCCATTCCGGAAAACATTTTCTATATAGTATATGGACTATCCTTCTATTTATTTAAAAAAAGTTCTTACCTTATTACCCATAATAAAATGTTTATAATTGCAGCCTTATCTGATACTTTATCAAATATTGTGGAAATTTATATAAGAGTTGGTAAAAATATTTTTACTTTTGATTTCCAAATAATAAGAATCTTATTCTTAGTGGGGATTATAAGAGCTGGTCTTTTATGGCTAATGATATTGGGTTATAAATACTACAAATTAATTTTAGTGAAAGAGGAACACGATAGGAGATATAAAAATTTAATAAAACTAACTTCTCGGTTGAAAACTGAAATTTACTGGATGGAAAAGAATATGATTCATATAGAAAAAGTAATGGCTAACGCCTATGAGTTGTTTTCTAATATAAGAGAAGATAAGAACAGAGAAGATTGGAGTAATGTAGCCCTAGAAATAGCAAAAGATATTCATGAAATAAAAAAGGAATATGAGTTAGTCGTAATGGGAATAGAAGATATAATGGAAAGTAGGTTGGATAATACGGGGATGTACTATTCTGAGCTTTTGGATATTTTAAAGGAGAGTCTTGAAAGAGACATAATAAAGCAGAATAAGGAGATAAAGATTCGATATGAAATGGAGAGAGATTTTTATACTGAAAAACACTATTATTTGATGTCAATTTTAAGAAATATTATAACCAATGCTATAGACGCTATTGAGGATAAAGGGAATATTAACGTATGTCATTTAGTAAAGAACAGTCATCACCAGTTTATAGTTAAAGATGATGGTTGCGGAATTAGCGGGGAAGATTTGCCTCATATATTTTTACCAGGCTATTCTACTAAAATTGATTATAGTACAGGACAGGTTAATAGGGGGTTAGGGCTTACAATAATTGAAAACTTGCTTAAAGTTCATTTTAAGGGACAAATTCAGGTAGAGTCTGAGATTGGCAAGGGAAGTACTTTTAAGATATTTATTCCAGAGAAAGAATTGGAGGGTATTAGGGAATGA
- a CDS encoding response regulator, translating to MKFFILDDDINVIRILKKIIYDKDLGLIVGEERDGRKGITKIRATIPDIVLIDLLMPGIDGLSVVKQLKKEYPDMEFIMISRVSLKNMVEQAYRYGVEYYIYKPINAIEVEMIIRKVIERIEINRTFLKMQQIFNNKPKVESAKIEGDYEQCINNVLIDLGIIGEKGSEEIAKIAKYVIKKKVNLNNITIRELCSHFTDNPKSMEQRIRRAISIAMTNIANLGLEDYMNDIFVKYSNSLFNFEQVRKEMEYIRGKSDKGGSTNTKKFIIGLTSLCEFLDN from the coding sequence ATGAAATTTTTTATACTTGATGATGATATAAATGTCATAAGAATATTAAAAAAAATTATCTATGATAAGGATTTGGGTTTAATAGTTGGTGAGGAAAGAGATGGGAGAAAGGGGATAACTAAAATAAGAGCAACTATTCCAGACATTGTATTAATAGACTTACTGATGCCTGGAATAGACGGGTTAAGCGTAGTAAAACAATTGAAAAAGGAATATCCTGATATGGAATTCATAATGATTTCTCGGGTGTCTTTGAAAAACATGGTGGAACAGGCTTATCGATATGGGGTAGAATATTATATTTATAAGCCGATAAATGCAATAGAAGTAGAAATGATAATTAGAAAGGTAATAGAAAGAATTGAAATAAATAGAACCTTTTTAAAGATGCAGCAGATTTTTAACAATAAGCCAAAAGTGGAATCGGCAAAAATTGAAGGAGATTATGAACAATGTATTAATAATGTTTTAATAGATTTAGGAATTATTGGGGAAAAAGGCAGCGAAGAAATAGCCAAGATTGCTAAATATGTAATAAAAAAGAAAGTGAATTTGAATAACATAACTATCAGGGAGCTTTGCAGCCATTTTACAGATAACCCTAAATCTATGGAACAAAGGATAAGAAGAGCTATTAGTATAGCTATGACCAATATTGCCAATCTAGGTCTTGAAGACTATATGAATGATATTTTTGTTAAATATTCTAATAGCCTGTTTAATTTTGAACAGGTACGAAAGGAAATGGAGTATATAAGGGGAAAATCCGATAAGGGAGGTTCTACGAATACTAAAAAGTTTATAATAGGCCTAACATCACTTTGTGAATTTTTAGACAATTAA
- a CDS encoding alanine/glycine:cation symporter family protein, producing the protein MDFFMRINTVVNDFVWGPPMLFLLVGVGIYFTIRTKFFSITKLGYVLRSTLLKMFSKEDKGEGEVTAFQAVSTALAATVGTGNIAGVATAIASGGPGAVFWMWLAALFGMTTKFAEVVLAVKYRRKTEDGRFIGGPMLYIEEGLGWKWLAVLFALFGSLAAFGIGNMVQSNSVAIALNTSFNVNPWITGIALAVLTGLVIIGGIKRIGAFTEKLVPFMAAIYIIGGLFIIFANISSVPTAFKVIFKNAFTGTAAVGGFTGATVARAIRYGVARGVFTNEAGLGSAPIAHAAATTDHPVRQGLWGIFEVFVDTIVMCTITALPIVMTGLWTTGMSGPELTASAFDASIPGGRYIVTIGLTLFAFSTILGWEYYGERCLEYLVGPKSIMIYRIVYIPFVVIGAIGGLEALWHLADTLNGLMAIPNLIGLAGLSGIVLKLIKEFFETKYVEEKVKVKSKTLLDK; encoded by the coding sequence ATGGATTTTTTTATGAGAATTAATACCGTGGTTAATGATTTTGTTTGGGGTCCACCTATGTTATTTTTGTTAGTAGGTGTGGGAATTTATTTTACTATTAGGACTAAATTTTTTTCAATTACAAAACTAGGATATGTGCTTAGAAGCACCTTGTTGAAAATGTTTTCCAAAGAAGATAAAGGGGAAGGCGAAGTAACCGCATTTCAGGCAGTATCTACAGCTTTGGCAGCAACAGTAGGTACCGGCAATATTGCTGGTGTTGCCACAGCCATTGCTTCAGGAGGGCCTGGAGCTGTGTTCTGGATGTGGTTAGCTGCCCTATTTGGAATGACAACCAAGTTTGCAGAGGTAGTATTAGCTGTAAAATATAGGAGGAAAACAGAAGATGGACGTTTTATAGGCGGCCCAATGTTATATATCGAAGAGGGACTAGGCTGGAAGTGGCTTGCAGTTCTTTTTGCATTATTTGGTTCTTTAGCGGCTTTTGGTATTGGCAATATGGTTCAATCTAATTCGGTAGCAATTGCTTTAAATACATCCTTTAATGTAAACCCATGGATTACAGGAATTGCATTGGCAGTTTTAACGGGACTAGTTATTATTGGAGGAATTAAGAGAATAGGAGCTTTTACTGAAAAGTTAGTTCCCTTTATGGCTGCAATTTATATAATAGGTGGGTTGTTTATAATATTTGCGAATATTTCTAGTGTTCCCACGGCTTTTAAAGTAATATTTAAGAATGCCTTTACAGGAACGGCTGCAGTAGGTGGGTTTACAGGTGCCACTGTTGCTAGAGCTATAAGATATGGAGTTGCTAGGGGAGTGTTTACTAATGAGGCTGGTCTTGGTAGTGCTCCAATAGCCCACGCTGCAGCAACAACAGATCATCCAGTACGTCAAGGGTTATGGGGAATATTCGAAGTTTTTGTAGATACTATAGTTATGTGTACAATAACTGCCCTTCCAATCGTTATGACTGGATTATGGACTACAGGAATGTCTGGTCCAGAGCTTACAGCTTCAGCTTTTGATGCATCCATTCCTGGTGGCAGATATATAGTTACTATAGGCTTAACATTGTTTGCTTTTTCAACAATACTCGGTTGGGAATATTATGGAGAGAGATGTTTAGAATATCTGGTGGGACCTAAATCCATAATGATCTACAGAATTGTTTATATACCTTTTGTAGTTATAGGAGCAATAGGAGGATTAGAAGCTTTATGGCACTTAGCTGATACGTTAAATGGTTTGATGGCAATACCAAACTTAATAGGATTAGCTGGGTTAAGCGGAATTGTTTTGAAGCTAATAAAGGAATTCTTTGAAACTAAATATGTAGAGGAAAAAGTTAAGGTTAAATCAAAAACTCTACTGGACAAATAA
- a CDS encoding hydrolase, with amino-acid sequence MEKYVPEIKSQLRSRIIEVPQAIYKATGIKILGTRIKSLLFSTDVAIIKNTNANSIIAVYPFTPQLSITQAILEVAPVPVFVGVGGGLTTGKRSVDIALHAELLGAYGVVVNAPTAPEVISKMYNRIDIPIIATVVTENDDYKAKLDAGARILNVSGGANTPNIVRKIREEYGKELPIIATGGPTEESILKTIDAGANSITYTPPCSADIFAEVMQRYREAHK; translated from the coding sequence ATGGAAAAATATGTTCCAGAAATAAAATCTCAATTAAGGTCCAGAATAATAGAAGTACCCCAAGCCATATATAAGGCTACTGGCATAAAGATATTAGGTACTCGAATCAAATCCTTATTATTCTCCACAGATGTAGCAATTATTAAAAATACTAATGCAAATTCCATTATTGCTGTTTATCCTTTTACTCCACAGCTCTCCATTACTCAAGCTATATTAGAAGTAGCACCTGTCCCCGTATTCGTTGGAGTAGGAGGAGGCTTAACTACAGGTAAAAGGTCTGTTGACATAGCTTTGCATGCAGAACTATTGGGAGCATATGGAGTAGTAGTAAATGCACCTACAGCTCCTGAGGTCATTAGTAAGATGTATAACAGAATTGACATTCCAATTATTGCTACTGTAGTTACTGAAAATGACGATTATAAAGCTAAATTAGATGCGGGCGCCCGAATTCTAAATGTTTCTGGTGGAGCTAATACACCTAATATAGTAAGGAAAATCCGTGAAGAATACGGAAAGGAATTGCCCATAATCGCCACTGGAGGCCCTACGGAAGAAAGCATACTTAAAACAATAGATGCGGGAGCTAATTCCATTACTTATACTCCACCATGTTCTGCAGATATATTTGCAGAAGTTATGCAAAGGTATAGAGAAGCCCACAAATAA
- a CDS encoding DUF1538 domain-containing protein, which translates to MKGFEALNAFWETFRSIFPLTAFLVFIQLVVIRKPIENVKEFVIGFILSVLGLHFFLQGVSMSLFPIGDSVGSNLVVLERKWLIIIIGFVIGCFGTLVEPALKALALEVEEISIGAIPNKILIHAVAIGFGSGMAIGLLRILNGIPYLKVAIPLLLLVILLSFFAPEQYVSIAMDSASATTGPVNIPLNMALAIGLAKVIKGADPLLSGFGIVGLTSLGAIISVLTLGILTRI; encoded by the coding sequence ATGAAAGGATTTGAAGCATTAAATGCGTTTTGGGAAACTTTTAGAAGTATTTTCCCCTTAACAGCTTTCTTGGTTTTCATTCAATTGGTGGTGATAAGAAAGCCAATAGAAAACGTAAAAGAATTTGTTATAGGGTTTATACTAAGTGTCTTAGGATTACATTTTTTCTTACAAGGTGTTTCTATGAGCTTATTCCCAATAGGGGATTCTGTAGGTAGCAACTTAGTAGTTTTAGAAAGAAAATGGCTAATAATTATTATTGGATTCGTTATAGGATGTTTTGGAACTTTAGTAGAGCCTGCTTTGAAAGCATTGGCTTTAGAAGTTGAAGAAATATCTATAGGTGCTATTCCAAACAAAATATTAATACATGCTGTTGCAATTGGGTTTGGCTCTGGTATGGCAATAGGATTGCTTAGGATTTTAAATGGAATACCTTACTTAAAGGTAGCTATTCCTTTACTTCTACTAGTTATACTGCTTTCTTTCTTTGCTCCAGAGCAATATGTATCTATTGCAATGGACTCTGCTAGTGCTACTACAGGACCGGTGAACATCCCATTAAACATGGCCCTAGCAATCGGATTAGCTAAAGTTATTAAAGGCGCAGATCCACTCCTATCTGGTTTTGGAATAGTTGGGCTAACATCTTTGGGTGCGATAATATCCGTATTAACGCTAGGTATATTGACTAGGATATAG
- a CDS encoding P-II family nitrogen regulator, translating into MDDVKCIVAIVERGRAERIVDKAKKAGAKGATILYGRGTGETEAKRFLNIHIESSKEIIIILASKQVYKPIFTAIVEAGELKKPGTGIVFTLDVEELVGLRHRKEFED; encoded by the coding sequence GTGGATGACGTCAAATGTATTGTTGCTATTGTAGAGAGAGGTAGAGCGGAAAGGATAGTAGATAAGGCGAAGAAAGCAGGCGCTAAAGGTGCTACCATTCTGTATGGAAGAGGTACTGGGGAGACTGAAGCAAAAAGGTTTTTGAACATTCATATAGAGTCGTCTAAAGAAATTATTATCATATTGGCTAGTAAACAAGTATATAAACCGATATTTACTGCTATAGTAGAAGCCGGAGAGTTAAAGAAACCTGGAACAGGTATAGTATTTACACTGGATGTAGAAGAATTAGTTGGATTAAGACATAGAAAGGAATTTGAAGATTAA
- a CDS encoding bacteriohemerythrin — protein sequence MFKWKDEFSVNIEAIDRQHQELFKIGNSLYEIISIKDGVDRYDEVVEILHRLMDYAKYHFDFEEKMMEENGYPKLQNHKRQHDSFIQKVKSIDEKDIDEKQRTIGMDLIIFIANWIENHILKTDMEYKEFMNDKGIY from the coding sequence ATGTTTAAATGGAAGGATGAGTTTAGCGTAAATATTGAAGCAATAGATAGGCAGCACCAAGAATTATTTAAAATAGGCAATTCCCTTTATGAAATCATATCAATTAAGGATGGGGTAGACAGATACGATGAAGTAGTTGAAATTTTACATAGATTAATGGATTATGCTAAATACCACTTTGATTTTGAAGAGAAAATGATGGAGGAAAATGGTTATCCTAAATTACAAAACCATAAAAGGCAACACGACTCGTTCATACAGAAGGTTAAATCTATAGATGAAAAGGACATAGATGAAAAGCAGAGGACAATAGGAATGGATTTAATTATATTTATTGCAAATTGGATCGAAAATCACATATTAAAAACTGATATGGAATATAAGGAATTTATGAATGATAAAGGAATATATTAA
- a CDS encoding ECF transporter S component has translation MKDNLKLLIRYSVLMALTVVMTMVIHIPTIGTNGYLNLGDMVVFLAAFVLGKKGGFIVGGLGSALADLLLGYSHYALITLIVKGLEGYIAGGLLEREIGKRKPIIATSVAGIFMAFGYFVPEIFLYGKGAIATLPGNIMQGLLGAITSVVLYTALKRTNAFN, from the coding sequence ATGAAGGATAATCTAAAATTATTGATAAGATATTCCGTGCTTATGGCGTTAACTGTAGTGATGACCATGGTTATACACATTCCTACCATTGGAACTAATGGATATTTAAATTTAGGGGATATGGTTGTATTTTTAGCAGCTTTCGTCTTAGGGAAAAAAGGAGGTTTTATTGTAGGTGGACTTGGTTCAGCATTAGCAGATTTACTTCTAGGATATTCTCATTATGCCCTTATTACGTTAATAGTAAAGGGATTGGAAGGTTATATAGCAGGTGGCCTATTGGAAAGGGAGATAGGAAAGAGAAAACCTATAATTGCTACGTCAGTGGCTGGGATATTTATGGCATTTGGATATTTTGTACCGGAAATATTCTTATACGGTAAAGGAGCTATAGCAACTCTCCCAGGGAATATCATGCAGGGGTTATTGGGTGCTATAACCTCAGTGGTACTATATACAGCTCTAAAAAGGACGAATGCTTTTAATTGA
- a CDS encoding aminopeptidase: protein MNSFNEKLDKYARLCVEVGINVQKGQPLVINAPVEGVEFVRLVAKRAYELGAKQVHVNWNDGVLTRLKYENAPMEVFEKFPKWYADGLEEFAEDGAGFLSIYSEDPELLKGVDPKKIAAHNKSSSMALKEYRKYIMNDINAWCVVSIPTKDWAKRVFPNVSEEEAMEKLWDAIFKATRMDLDDPVKAWQEHLDNLEKRVKYLNEMKFKKLYYKSSNGTDLEVELPEGHIWGGGGGKNSKGVYFVANMPTEEVFTMPLKTGVNGVVYSTKPLNYGGNLIDNFKLTFKDGKVIEFEAEKGYEVLKDLLDLDEGAKHLGEVALVPYNSPISQANIIFLNTLFDENASCHFALGKAYPTNIEGGENMTEEELEKAGVNDSLTHVDFMVGSKDLSIIGETSDGKKIQIFENGNWAI, encoded by the coding sequence TTGAATAGTTTTAATGAAAAGCTAGATAAATACGCAAGGCTTTGTGTAGAGGTAGGCATTAATGTTCAAAAAGGTCAACCTTTAGTCATTAACGCTCCAGTGGAAGGAGTTGAATTTGTAAGGCTGGTAGCAAAGCGTGCTTACGAGCTTGGGGCAAAACAGGTCCATGTTAATTGGAATGATGGAGTATTGACCAGATTAAAATATGAAAACGCTCCCATGGAAGTATTTGAAAAATTCCCTAAATGGTATGCTGACGGTTTAGAAGAATTTGCTGAAGATGGAGCAGGATTTCTCTCCATCTATTCTGAAGACCCAGAACTGCTTAAGGGAGTAGACCCTAAAAAGATCGCTGCCCATAACAAATCCTCATCAATGGCATTAAAAGAATATAGAAAGTACATTATGAATGATATTAATGCTTGGTGTGTGGTATCTATTCCAACTAAAGACTGGGCAAAAAGGGTTTTCCCTAATGTTTCAGAGGAAGAAGCTATGGAAAAGCTCTGGGATGCAATATTTAAAGCTACAAGAATGGATTTAGATGATCCTGTTAAAGCTTGGCAAGAACATCTTGATAATCTTGAAAAGAGGGTTAAATATTTAAATGAAATGAAATTCAAAAAACTATATTATAAATCCTCTAATGGTACTGACTTAGAAGTAGAACTGCCCGAAGGCCATATATGGGGCGGCGGCGGTGGGAAAAATTCCAAAGGAGTTTACTTTGTTGCCAATATGCCTACAGAAGAAGTATTTACCATGCCATTAAAAACTGGAGTTAACGGAGTAGTTTATAGCACAAAACCATTAAATTATGGTGGCAATCTAATCGACAATTTCAAGTTGACCTTCAAGGATGGAAAAGTAATAGAGTTTGAAGCGGAAAAAGGCTATGAAGTATTAAAGGATCTATTGGATTTAGACGAAGGAGCTAAACATTTGGGAGAAGTAGCCTTAGTCCCTTACAATTCTCCAATATCTCAAGCAAATATTATATTTTTGAATACTCTATTTGATGAAAATGCTTCCTGCCATTTTGCTTTAGGTAAAGCTTATCCAACCAATATCGAGGGTGGAGAAAATATGACTGAAGAAGAATTGGAAAAAGCAGGGGTAAACGATTCATTAACACATGTAGATTTTATGGTAGGTTCAAAGGATTTATCCATCATAGGTGAAACTAGTGATGGTAAAAAAATTCAGATATTTGAAAATGGAAACTGGGCTATTTAA
- a CDS encoding TIGR02556 family CRISPR-associated protein, which produces MIEAIKKIGEPLAKLNIEEQSNILVETINYEEEDRIIILNLDIDNNSINIDIKPIQENTMRDYYYIGTADGPASPQWMLTGNKPDYIISQSIPSLLRIIEEGDVKNLLRQALDIFYFDYGEQDKTKERYRRVLNVEKFLNLNEMKKYYDDSKRDIKKTVSAVAKALLGYISKEYEVKLTNLKLWALTINGEIIQQKEEYKKLAWQLKEAHFEKAKEGTCSVCGSKTKVSSDTGKLKLTYYITQKKNFASDLRNFDKNLRLCQQCHKELILGEIYTIRKLRASIGKLRFLLIPELLFSDNLSVEVKSFDNALRNANTIIHFEDATNIEREAIIRLRKEDYANQFIFHFLFYMKQQQEFRVLQLIKDVTPGRIYEINLAIFEQNEFGRRWFNWPNSNDRWLITFEQIFHLFPIHQDERFVTEHKRILTLYDAILTRKKIDKNVVIEKLNQLAKAYYYEKTDSYQLSKPTNKDTAMIYGILKGMLLVHYLGKLSVIPGGEGMETNNLIVSENLKKFIKELSYNEQQTSLVLLGKLIYEVGRTQERNKLTSKPILEKINYQGMSLSKIQKLSNEIFEKLKQYKLITDGSSKYFIQNIYSDHKILLDKNIKNWKLSNQENVFYILSGYAIGSRPIDKKEDKGEEFDVE; this is translated from the coding sequence ATGATAGAGGCAATAAAGAAAATCGGAGAGCCACTGGCCAAGTTAAACATTGAAGAACAATCGAATATACTAGTTGAAACAATAAACTACGAGGAAGAAGATAGAATTATAATATTGAATTTAGACATAGATAATAATTCCATTAATATTGATATTAAGCCAATACAGGAAAACACAATGAGAGATTATTATTATATTGGAACTGCTGATGGGCCAGCTTCACCTCAATGGATGTTAACAGGAAATAAACCAGACTACATTATTTCGCAGTCTATACCGTCTTTATTAAGGATAATAGAAGAAGGAGATGTAAAAAACCTTTTAAGACAAGCTTTAGATATATTTTACTTTGATTATGGAGAACAAGACAAAACTAAAGAACGCTATAGGCGTGTTCTGAATGTGGAAAAATTTTTAAATCTTAATGAGATGAAAAAATATTATGATGATTCAAAGAGGGACATTAAAAAAACAGTATCAGCTGTGGCAAAAGCACTATTAGGTTATATATCGAAAGAATATGAAGTTAAGTTAACGAACTTAAAATTGTGGGCTTTAACAATTAATGGAGAAATTATTCAGCAAAAAGAAGAATATAAAAAGCTGGCTTGGCAGCTTAAAGAAGCCCATTTTGAAAAGGCCAAAGAGGGAACGTGCTCTGTTTGTGGATCAAAAACTAAAGTTTCTTCTGACACAGGTAAACTTAAATTAACCTACTATATAACTCAAAAGAAAAACTTTGCTAGTGATTTAAGGAATTTTGATAAAAATTTAAGATTATGCCAACAATGCCACAAGGAATTAATTTTGGGTGAGATTTATACTATTAGAAAGTTAAGGGCTTCCATCGGAAAACTAAGATTTCTTCTAATTCCAGAACTTTTGTTTAGTGATAATTTAAGTGTTGAAGTAAAAAGCTTTGATAATGCGCTTAGAAATGCAAATACTATTATACACTTTGAAGATGCCACGAATATTGAAAGGGAAGCAATAATCAGATTGAGAAAAGAAGATTATGCCAATCAATTTATATTCCATTTTCTATTTTATATGAAGCAACAGCAAGAATTTAGAGTGCTTCAACTTATAAAAGATGTAACTCCTGGTAGAATATATGAGATCAATTTAGCGATATTTGAACAAAATGAGTTTGGTAGAAGATGGTTTAACTGGCCAAATAGTAATGATAGATGGCTGATAACATTTGAACAAATATTTCATCTATTCCCTATTCATCAGGATGAAAGATTTGTTACAGAACATAAAAGGATATTAACTTTATATGATGCTATATTAACTAGGAAAAAGATAGATAAGAATGTTGTAATAGAAAAACTAAATCAACTAGCCAAAGCCTATTACTATGAAAAAACCGATTCTTACCAGCTTTCTAAACCAACAAATAAAGATACTGCAATGATATATGGGATTTTAAAAGGGATGCTTCTAGTACACTATTTAGGAAAATTATCTGTAATTCCAGGAGGTGAGGGTATGGAAACGAATAATTTAATTGTAAGTGAAAATTTAAAAAAATTTATAAAGGAGCTGAGCTATAATGAACAGCAAACCTCTCTTGTGCTGCTTGGTAAATTAATATATGAAGTTGGAAGGACGCAGGAAAGAAATAAACTTACCTCAAAACCTATTTTAGAAAAAATTAATTATCAAGGGATGAGCTTGAGTAAAATACAAAAATTAAGCAATGAAATATTTGAAAAGTTAAAGCAATATAAGCTAATAACAGATGGAAGTAGCAAATATTTTATACAAAATATTTATAGTGATCACAAAATATTACTTGATAAAAATATTAAGAACTGGAAATTAAGCAATCAGGAAAATGTTTTTTATATACTATCAGGATATGCTATTGGAAGTAGACCAATAGATAAAAAAGAGGATAAGGGGGAGGAATTTGATGTTGAATAA
- the cas7b gene encoding type I-B CRISPR-associated protein Cas7/Csh2: protein MLNNSDLLFIYDAKLTNPNGDADDENKPRMDYETSTNLVSDVRLKRYIRDYLVDRGFEVFVAQPEGRVVTATQRIEGIFEKFNGNVNLNKLTDDQIGWLLNQLIDVRLFGATMPIKSADSKGSSITFTGPVQFSWGYSLNPAILVESNTITSRFSSEADKATTMGKDYRLYYSLIAFSGVISGNRAKHTKMNENDLNVLEEALIKAIPLMATRSKIGQYPRLYLRIEYNSNEFLIGDLRDYIPRIKNVNVRNITEYILDLEQLKTVLERHIDRINSISYWHHDQLQIKTGLGSGTLENIMGDKLSSKLKKLPL from the coding sequence ATGTTGAATAATAGTGATCTTTTATTCATTTATGACGCTAAACTTACCAACCCAAATGGGGACGCAGATGATGAAAATAAGCCTCGTATGGATTATGAAACATCTACAAATCTTGTAAGTGATGTTCGTTTAAAAAGATATATAAGAGATTATCTTGTGGATAGAGGTTTTGAGGTATTTGTTGCTCAACCAGAGGGGAGGGTAGTTACAGCTACCCAAAGAATAGAGGGTATTTTTGAAAAATTTAATGGCAATGTGAACTTAAATAAATTAACGGATGATCAAATTGGGTGGTTACTCAATCAACTTATTGACGTGAGACTGTTTGGTGCTACTATGCCAATAAAAAGTGCTGATAGTAAAGGAAGCTCAATAACCTTTACAGGACCTGTTCAATTTTCTTGGGGATACTCTTTAAATCCTGCTATCTTAGTTGAGTCTAATACTATTACATCAAGATTTAGTTCAGAAGCAGATAAGGCTACGACCATGGGGAAAGATTATAGATTATACTATTCTTTGATAGCTTTCTCTGGAGTAATTAGCGGCAATAGGGCTAAACATACAAAAATGAATGAGAATGATTTAAATGTATTGGAAGAGGCCTTAATTAAAGCAATTCCTCTTATGGCAACAAGAAGTAAGATTGGACAATATCCAAGATTATACCTAAGGATAGAATACAATTCAAATGAATTTCTAATAGGAGATCTAAGGGATTATATACCAAGAATTAAAAATGTAAATGTGCGCAATATTACTGAATACATACTAGATTTAGAACAATTGAAAACAGTATTGGAAAGACATATAGATAGGATAAATAGCATAAGTTATTGGCATCATGATCAATTACAGATAAAGACAGGTTTAGGAAGTGGAACTTTAGAAAATATTATGGGGGACAAATTATCTTCTAAGCTAAAGAAGTTGCCTCTGTAG